One region of Candidatus Electrothrix rattekaaiensis genomic DNA includes:
- a CDS encoding Uma2 family endonuclease, with amino-acid sequence MNWQEVCADKHLHNLPYKIELNEQGQILMTPVRLYHSAWQGEIIRWLLRLTDSGKALPEVAIATAQGTKVADVVWCSDLLWRQIKHEVESPVAPEICVEVLSPANTADEMLRKRMLYLAHGAEEVWLCSQDGTMQFFSADGALERSGLVPQFPTHLEL; translated from the coding sequence ATGAACTGGCAGGAAGTCTGCGCAGATAAGCATTTGCATAATCTGCCCTATAAAATTGAACTCAATGAGCAGGGACAGATTCTGATGACTCCGGTGCGCTTATATCACTCCGCTTGGCAAGGGGAAATCATCCGGTGGCTACTCCGCCTGACAGACAGCGGTAAAGCCTTGCCTGAAGTCGCCATTGCCACAGCGCAAGGCACCAAGGTTGCTGATGTGGTCTGGTGTTCCGACCTACTGTGGCGGCAGATCAAGCACGAGGTGGAAAGTCCGGTTGCCCCGGAAATCTGCGTGGAGGTGCTGTCTCCAGCCAACACAGCGGATGAAATGCTTCGCAAGAGAATGCTGTACCTTGCGCATGGTGCGGAAGAAGTCTGGCTCTGCTCTCAGGACGGGACAATGCAATTCTTCTCTGCTGATGGAGCTCTTGAGCGTTCCGGCCTTGTCCCGCAGTTTCCAACACATCTTGAGCTGTAA
- a CDS encoding nucleotidyltransferase domain-containing protein: MLISTTQKEHIKKKIREKLSGEPEVRKIVLFGSFLTSEQPNDIDIAIFQNSDEKYLPLALKYRKLVREVAKMLPVDVIPLKAAVKGTLLHEIEAGEILYEG; the protein is encoded by the coding sequence ATGCTGATTTCCACTACCCAAAAAGAACATATTAAAAAGAAAATCAGAGAAAAACTCTCTGGTGAACCGGAAGTGCGGAAAATTGTCCTGTTTGGCTCATTTCTCACCTCGGAGCAACCAAATGATATTGATATTGCGATCTTTCAAAACAGCGACGAAAAATACCTGCCTCTGGCTCTGAAATACCGAAAGCTTGTTCGGGAGGTCGCCAAAATGCTTCCTGTTGATGTCATCCCTTTAAAAGCTGCTGTTAAAGGGACATTGCTGCATGAAATAGAAGCCGGTGAGATACTTTATGAGGGATGA
- the yedF gene encoding sulfurtransferase-like selenium metabolism protein YedF: protein MNWMFWKKKTAHLDCRGQSCPQPVIAVKDALEAGNRLLEVVVDNEAAKDTITRFAEDRNCTVSDLKAENGCWTLVLKVGRVCRRKQAAPENYSCASAASAGSGGLVYVISSASMGQGSDDLGWALLQTYVQTIHKITPLPEKILLYNEGVRLVAEESGALKALEQLQEQGVDVLACGTCLNFYELTAALRVGRITDMYEIMSTVNKATKVVSPS from the coding sequence ATGAACTGGATGTTCTGGAAAAAGAAAACGGCCCACCTGGATTGCCGAGGACAGAGCTGCCCTCAGCCGGTTATTGCCGTTAAAGATGCGCTGGAGGCGGGCAATCGTCTGCTTGAGGTGGTGGTGGATAATGAGGCCGCAAAAGATACTATCACCCGTTTTGCTGAAGATCGCAACTGTACTGTCAGCGACTTGAAAGCGGAGAACGGCTGCTGGACTCTCGTACTGAAGGTGGGTCGGGTTTGTCGCCGGAAACAAGCTGCTCCAGAGAATTACAGCTGTGCCTCCGCCGCATCAGCCGGGAGCGGCGGGCTGGTGTACGTCATTTCCTCAGCCTCAATGGGGCAGGGGAGTGATGACTTGGGTTGGGCCTTGCTTCAGACCTATGTGCAGACCATTCATAAAATTACCCCTCTGCCTGAGAAGATTTTACTGTATAATGAGGGGGTGCGGTTAGTGGCCGAAGAATCCGGCGCTCTGAAAGCCTTGGAACAGCTTCAAGAACAGGGCGTAGACGTCCTTGCCTGCGGAACCTGCTTGAACTTTTACGAGCTGACAGCTGCGCTCAGGGTCGGTCGGATTACTGATATGTACGAAATTATGAGCACGGTGAATAAGGCCACCAAGGTGGTCAGTCCGTCTTGA
- a CDS encoding aspartate/glutamate racemase family protein: MLTEKDNYFYIDTEHYPNKKKELPIGIFDSGTGGLTVFNSIINLDEFSNTHHGYGGDHVNDFKGEKFIYLGDLANMPYGNYHKESKDTLLEEHIIKDVQFLLSNKYYPDAHSATYKTDKSPVKSIVIACNTATAYGTKKINLLMDKTGLDIKVIGVIDAGARAALEHFTNAEKGIIGLLATAGTVSSGGYEKAIRKIAKEEQLEAEIEVVAQGGTGIAEAIDGDKDYYDIDAVGLNPNYKGPVAEAEDGIRTSLLDMYHFNFSDSKILCDTNDVSDCSAMQINDPVNYMRFHLVSLLEKVKDSNTQNKLKVLILGCTHYPYLEQEIHQILDELYQYRSADGEYRYKPYMEKNITLIDPAQNTAVELYEHIKAKQLFATDNKISESELYISVPNSDNRDNIIDNTGKFPYSYKYGRAPGILQEYVKRIPMTGKTIDTITLQRIREQMPMIYQLLED, translated from the coding sequence ATGCTGACGGAAAAGGATAATTACTTCTACATAGATACTGAACATTATCCAAACAAGAAAAAAGAACTACCTATAGGTATCTTTGACTCCGGGACAGGAGGCCTGACAGTTTTCAACTCCATTATAAACCTTGATGAGTTCAGCAATACCCACCACGGTTACGGGGGCGATCATGTAAACGACTTTAAAGGAGAAAAGTTTATATATCTCGGCGATCTCGCCAACATGCCCTATGGAAACTACCATAAAGAAAGCAAAGATACCCTACTGGAAGAGCATATCATTAAAGATGTGCAGTTTCTCCTCTCGAACAAGTACTACCCCGATGCACATTCCGCAACGTATAAAACCGATAAATCTCCTGTAAAATCAATCGTCATAGCCTGTAATACCGCCACGGCATATGGCACGAAAAAAATTAACCTGCTGATGGACAAGACAGGATTGGACATCAAGGTCATCGGTGTTATTGATGCAGGAGCAAGGGCAGCCCTAGAGCATTTTACAAATGCTGAAAAGGGGATAATAGGTTTACTGGCAACTGCGGGGACAGTAAGTTCAGGGGGGTACGAAAAGGCTATCAGGAAAATAGCCAAGGAGGAACAGTTAGAAGCCGAGATAGAAGTTGTTGCGCAAGGGGGAACAGGCATAGCCGAAGCGATTGATGGTGATAAAGACTACTACGATATCGACGCTGTCGGGTTGAACCCGAATTACAAGGGGCCTGTTGCGGAAGCAGAAGATGGGATCAGAACGTCGCTGCTGGATATGTATCACTTTAATTTCTCGGATTCAAAAATACTCTGTGACACCAACGATGTGTCAGACTGCTCTGCAATGCAGATCAATGATCCTGTCAATTATATGCGCTTTCATCTTGTTTCTCTGCTGGAGAAAGTGAAAGATTCCAACACGCAGAATAAATTGAAGGTATTGATTTTAGGATGCACCCATTATCCTTACCTCGAACAGGAGATCCATCAAATTCTTGATGAACTGTATCAATATCGATCAGCAGACGGAGAATACAGGTATAAGCCCTATATGGAAAAAAACATTACGCTGATTGATCCTGCTCAAAATACAGCTGTCGAACTGTATGAACACATAAAAGCAAAACAGCTGTTTGCAACAGACAACAAAATCTCGGAAAGCGAACTCTATATCAGTGTGCCAAACTCGGACAACAGGGATAACATTATCGATAACACGGGAAAATTTCCTTATTCATACAAATACGGAAGAGCTCCAGGAATACTACAGGAATATGTTAAACGCATCCCCATGACCGGCAAAACAATTGATACAATAACACTGCAGAGAATTCGTGAACAGATGCCTATGATTTATCAATTATTAGAAGACTGA
- a CDS encoding TAXI family TRAP transporter solute-binding subunit, with translation MSSLRSYTLLLATVAFFVYVVSLVSPTVSPTQAATEMGIVTGGTKGTYIQIGYDISRLVKQEGISLNVHPSNGSLDNVADVYERKDVQLGIVQSDVLASIRSSGNTELNSIAKQIKMIFPLYNEEVHILASRSIKSFADLQGKIVAIGSKGSGTALTASLFFEVAGVTPSEMKYGDPKKALMLLRSEVIDAMFYISGYPVSLFSTIYTDNLHLLPITDQNIAQHYVPSIIPAKTYSWQKKPVNTFAVKAVLMSYNYDENHPNCKNVGEVGRIIYSNEGWLKKNGHAKWEHVDLDAKLAGWEQNQCVTKAIQDLKKARQENPDDDTSIKNLLREKVSNTSD, from the coding sequence ATGAGCTCATTACGATCATATACGCTGTTGTTAGCCACAGTCGCTTTTTTTGTCTATGTCGTTTCTCTCGTCTCCCCAACAGTCTCCCCAACACAAGCAGCAACAGAGATGGGTATTGTCACTGGAGGTACAAAAGGTACATATATACAGATAGGATATGACATTTCCAGACTGGTTAAGCAGGAGGGCATTTCCCTGAATGTTCACCCATCCAATGGCTCTCTGGACAATGTTGCGGATGTTTATGAACGCAAAGATGTTCAGCTCGGTATTGTTCAGTCAGATGTCTTGGCCTCTATTCGCTCTTCCGGTAATACTGAGCTGAATAGCATTGCGAAACAAATTAAAATGATTTTCCCGCTGTACAATGAAGAAGTTCATATCTTGGCTTCTCGCTCTATCAAGTCCTTTGCTGATTTACAAGGAAAGATCGTAGCCATCGGCTCCAAAGGGAGTGGCACCGCATTGACTGCTTCTCTTTTTTTTGAGGTTGCTGGTGTCACCCCAAGTGAAATGAAGTACGGCGATCCTAAAAAAGCCCTGATGCTGCTTCGCTCAGAGGTTATTGATGCAATGTTTTATATTTCTGGGTATCCAGTAAGTCTCTTCTCGACTATCTACACTGACAATCTTCATCTCCTCCCCATAACAGATCAAAATATCGCTCAGCATTATGTGCCTTCCATCATCCCTGCCAAAACATATAGCTGGCAAAAAAAACCGGTCAACACCTTTGCGGTGAAGGCTGTTCTCATGAGCTATAACTATGACGAAAATCACCCGAACTGCAAAAATGTTGGTGAGGTTGGTCGAATCATCTACAGCAATGAGGGGTGGTTGAAAAAAAATGGCCATGCGAAATGGGAGCATGTTGACCTGGATGCCAAACTCGCTGGCTGGGAACAGAATCAATGCGTCACCAAGGCTATTCAAGACCTCAAAAAGGCTCGGCAGGAAAACCCAGACGACGATACTTCAATAAAAAATCTCTTACGAGAAAAAGTCTCCAATACCTCAGACTGA
- a CDS encoding SulP family inorganic anion transporter, with amino-acid sequence MSSLPIEKEDTKRSGIGIQVPSWLSTITAGVLLGTLLSIFSISLTSLIFVGPLAIELPRGIAMALVTVSITSLSITFFSKNEGIIAGLQDSPLVVMATSISAITATLTTADTALPTVLVLIALITFLNGLILILLGRFKLGILVRYLPYPVIGGFMAGTGIMLLLGGIGTMVDHNLSANNLVRLFTGNELEVWLPGVLFGLLLFIGTRRIRHSLALPGLLLAEGILFYFLLIYSDSNVQNAADAKLLLGNIDLPKSWPIIDPRHFFSARWDIIQGQLGNIGAVLIITPISLLLNLSGIEMNDRRDMDLNHELESAGKTNILTAFAGGMIGFHSLGTTSLGRDMTVSRTRALGVIAGIMPLLILFFGGPLLFFVPKAVLGGLLIFQGLLFLYNWLIKKWSSLPMADYGMITIIGLTIMATNFMTGIVLGFVVMMFTFVISYSRTDIFYRKLSGAELTSNVLRSSRERKQLVRLGWHTHVLELHGFIFFGTANAILSELQSRLRASLPLQYLIIDFHRVSGVDSSAAFCFTRILYLADSLNFTVILSSLSSQLKQQMLYNGIQPNEKSLNFASDLDRALSWCEDALLESNIGPQEKSLALPLQLLAKGFKREQIRLLKSYLQKSTLKSKELLLRQGEASDSVYFVESGQISIYLQTGNTHPVRLQTICIGTMVGEVGYCLNIPRTATIVADMNTVVYRLTKSSMQAIQKEEPLLAESIKDLMLRVISERLVTANRQLLASSR; translated from the coding sequence ATGTCATCGCTACCAATAGAGAAAGAGGACACAAAAAGATCCGGTATTGGAATACAGGTTCCGTCTTGGTTGTCAACCATCACAGCAGGCGTCCTTCTCGGTACCCTCCTCAGCATCTTTTCGATCTCACTCACCAGCCTTATTTTTGTCGGTCCACTAGCCATAGAACTTCCGCGAGGAATTGCTATGGCCTTGGTTACCGTCTCTATCACCTCCCTCAGTATTACCTTTTTTTCTAAAAATGAGGGAATTATAGCTGGACTACAGGATAGCCCTCTGGTCGTTATGGCAACGTCTATCTCCGCCATAACAGCCACCCTGACCACAGCTGATACGGCTTTGCCCACGGTCCTGGTCCTCATAGCCCTCATAACTTTTCTCAATGGACTGATCCTGATCCTGTTGGGAAGGTTTAAACTGGGCATTCTGGTGCGCTACCTCCCCTACCCTGTCATTGGTGGTTTCATGGCTGGAACCGGTATCATGCTGCTCTTGGGTGGCATAGGAACCATGGTGGACCATAACCTCAGTGCAAACAATCTGGTGAGATTGTTTACAGGTAACGAGCTGGAAGTGTGGCTCCCTGGAGTCCTGTTCGGCCTTCTCCTCTTTATCGGTACCCGTCGAATACGACACAGTTTAGCCTTACCAGGCCTGCTTCTTGCTGAGGGAATACTGTTCTATTTCCTGCTTATATACAGCGACAGCAACGTTCAGAACGCTGCTGATGCCAAACTCCTGCTTGGAAATATTGACTTGCCAAAAAGCTGGCCCATTATTGATCCCAGGCATTTTTTTTCTGCCCGCTGGGATATAATTCAAGGACAATTGGGCAATATAGGAGCGGTTCTCATTATTACCCCGATCAGTCTGTTACTGAATCTCAGTGGCATTGAGATGAATGACCGAAGAGATATGGACTTGAACCACGAGCTCGAGTCAGCAGGAAAAACCAATATCTTGACGGCATTTGCTGGTGGGATGATAGGATTTCACTCGTTAGGGACCACCTCACTGGGTCGAGACATGACTGTGAGCCGAACACGAGCCTTGGGTGTCATTGCCGGAATAATGCCCCTCCTGATACTCTTCTTCGGAGGCCCTCTGCTCTTTTTTGTTCCAAAGGCCGTCTTAGGAGGCCTGCTCATCTTTCAGGGACTCCTCTTCCTCTACAACTGGCTGATAAAAAAATGGTCCTCGCTCCCGATGGCTGATTACGGGATGATTACAATTATCGGGCTGACAATTATGGCGACAAACTTTATGACCGGTATCGTACTGGGCTTTGTCGTTATGATGTTTACCTTTGTGATCAGTTATAGCCGGACAGATATTTTTTATCGTAAACTTTCTGGGGCAGAGCTCACCAGTAATGTTTTGCGTTCTTCACGTGAACGCAAGCAGCTTGTCAGATTGGGATGGCACACCCACGTTCTTGAGCTGCATGGATTTATTTTTTTCGGGACAGCTAACGCCATCCTGAGCGAACTTCAATCCCGGCTGCGTGCATCGCTCCCCTTACAATACCTCATCATTGACTTTCACCGGGTGTCAGGAGTGGACTCTTCAGCAGCCTTCTGTTTTACCCGTATCCTTTATCTTGCGGACTCACTCAACTTTACGGTGATATTAAGTTCGTTATCCTCTCAACTCAAACAGCAAATGCTGTACAACGGCATCCAGCCGAACGAAAAATCCTTAAACTTTGCTTCAGATCTGGACAGGGCCCTATCTTGGTGTGAAGATGCCTTACTTGAATCAAACATCGGACCACAAGAAAAAAGCCTTGCTTTACCCCTACAACTGCTCGCAAAAGGGTTTAAAAGAGAACAGATACGCCTGCTAAAATCTTACTTGCAAAAGTCCACCCTGAAATCAAAAGAACTTCTGCTCCGACAGGGGGAGGCCTCGGATTCAGTGTATTTTGTTGAATCTGGGCAGATTTCCATCTATCTTCAGACAGGCAATACCCATCCGGTTCGTCTCCAGACAATCTGCATTGGCACTATGGTTGGAGAAGTAGGATATTGTCTGAATATCCCTCGGACAGCAACAATCGTGGCAGACATGAATACTGTTGTTTACCGCCTCACAAAAAGTTCTATGCAGGCGATCCAAAAAGAAGAACCTCTCTTGGCCGAGTCCATTAAGGATCTCATGCTGCGGGTCATTTCGGAACGCCTCGTCACGGCCAACCGTCAACTTTTAGCTTCAAGCAGATAG
- a CDS encoding DUF1566 domain-containing protein has product MKKVIFSLCCCLLPSLAAGQELFTVDEIRIMHDAGVKVQFSGQMTSQVLPAETSPGELLRVEMLDFSDSSLYRIPPWLKRFTNLRRLDLSKNHLDADNDLMETLQAMPKLDVLNLSDNPLFAKEPAASQSLGPVWQRLTELGELYLSDTGGRAQNYGSLAPLWSLQKLDLSNNRIRNEVGVLELNKLTGLEELNVSHNDISRFPGTELPVRSLRLLDLSHNDLTKISYVQMDALEIWDLQGNGAVRLEDDYGDMFSLKSIKKLQYDSGSDYDNLSKLPEGLKKKLNSLVEKKWKKLHSIANAEGRTYGKYIDNQDGTITDSKTGLMWKRCSEGLSGMNCEKGKAKGYEWDDAVKHFKNVEYAGYSDWRLPTIDELKTLVYCSNGTSEKEAWYRGGCNKDSSSEEGFERPTINQNAFPNTPIRVFWSASIENDSSASYEGSAWNVYFGRGSVFINPRIADLRIRLVRSGQ; this is encoded by the coding sequence ATGAAAAAAGTCATTTTTTCCCTCTGTTGCTGCCTGCTGCCTTCCCTAGCCGCAGGGCAGGAACTGTTCACAGTTGATGAAATTCGCATCATGCACGATGCAGGTGTTAAGGTGCAGTTTTCCGGTCAGATGACATCACAGGTTTTACCGGCGGAAACATCTCCCGGCGAGCTGCTCCGGGTGGAGATGCTGGATTTTTCCGATTCCTCGTTGTACAGAATCCCGCCGTGGCTGAAACGCTTCACCAACCTGCGCCGATTGGATCTGTCAAAAAATCATCTGGATGCGGACAACGACCTGATGGAAACCTTGCAGGCCATGCCCAAGCTGGACGTGCTCAATCTTTCCGACAACCCGCTCTTTGCCAAAGAACCTGCGGCCTCGCAGAGCCTTGGCCCGGTCTGGCAGAGGCTGACTGAACTGGGGGAGCTCTATCTGAGCGATACAGGTGGCAGGGCACAAAATTATGGTTCGCTGGCTCCGTTATGGTCGTTGCAGAAGCTTGATCTCAGCAATAACCGGATTAGAAACGAGGTCGGTGTGTTGGAGCTGAACAAGTTGACCGGTTTGGAGGAGTTGAATGTATCTCATAACGACATCAGTCGATTTCCCGGAACAGAACTGCCTGTGCGGAGCTTGCGATTGCTTGATTTGAGCCACAACGACCTGACGAAAATTTCTTATGTGCAAATGGATGCACTGGAAATTTGGGATTTGCAGGGGAACGGGGCGGTGCGCTTGGAGGATGATTACGGTGATATGTTTTCGCTGAAAAGCATCAAAAAATTGCAATATGACAGTGGCTCGGATTATGATAATCTGTCAAAATTGCCTGAAGGATTAAAAAAGAAACTAAACAGCTTGGTAGAAAAAAAATGGAAAAAACTACACAGCATAGCCAACGCAGAAGGAAGAACGTATGGGAAATATATTGACAACCAAGACGGTACGATAACAGATAGCAAAACTGGTTTAATGTGGAAACGCTGTTCGGAAGGATTGTCTGGGATGAACTGCGAGAAGGGCAAAGCAAAAGGATATGAATGGGATGATGCGGTGAAACACTTCAAGAATGTTGAATATGCCGGTTATTCTGATTGGCGGCTACCGACCATTGACGAACTGAAAACATTGGTCTATTGCAGTAATGGAACCTCAGAAAAAGAAGCATGGTACCGTGGGGGATGTAATAAAGACAGTTCTTCTGAAGAAGGATTTGAACGACCAACTATCAATCAAAATGCGTTTCCAAATACACCTATTAGAGTTTTTTGGTCGGCTTCAATAGAAAATGATTCAAGTGCAAGCTATGAAGGTTCTGCTTGGAATGTATATTTTGGTCGAGGAAGTGTTTTTATTAATCCTAGGATAGCTGACTTAAGAATTCGGTTGGTACGCAGCGGACAGTGA
- the rdgC gene encoding recombination-associated protein RdgC, with amino-acid sequence MGLLSGSASFTRFTVEGEVPENFWDFVAQRVTEHSFQDIDDTIDEHSIGWVSVADMFDSEFAFSSYAAGDYVVLSMRVDERKVSPAVLRKFTAKEESRLRQEQGVRRLSRNVRLEIKERIRAEMVRKSPPIPAVYDLCWNLSNNTLLFFTNSRKALALLEDLFRETFELSLIMQIPWNNALQLTDPAIAEKLADLQPALLI; translated from the coding sequence ATGGGATTATTATCAGGAAGTGCCTCATTCACTCGTTTCACAGTGGAAGGTGAGGTGCCGGAGAATTTTTGGGATTTTGTTGCCCAGCGGGTGACAGAACACTCTTTTCAGGACATTGACGATACCATTGATGAACACTCCATTGGTTGGGTCTCAGTAGCAGATATGTTTGACAGCGAGTTTGCTTTCAGCTCTTATGCTGCCGGAGATTATGTTGTCTTGTCTATGCGTGTTGATGAGCGGAAGGTCTCTCCGGCTGTGCTGAGGAAGTTTACAGCCAAGGAAGAGTCTCGTCTCAGGCAGGAACAAGGAGTACGACGTTTAAGCCGTAATGTTCGCCTTGAAATCAAAGAGCGAATTCGAGCGGAAATGGTGCGCAAGTCGCCGCCCATCCCGGCAGTCTATGACCTCTGCTGGAATCTCTCTAATAATACCCTGCTTTTTTTCACCAACAGCCGTAAGGCGCTTGCTTTGTTGGAAGATCTGTTCAGGGAGACCTTTGAGCTTTCTCTGATCATGCAGATCCCCTGGAATAATGCACTTCAGCTGACAGATCCCGCAATTGCGGAGAAACTTGCCGATTTGCAACCAGCATTACTCATTTAA
- a CDS encoding HEPN domain-containing protein has protein sequence MRDETASWLKYAEENLQSSKLLLQSNLYNPCLQNVQQSVEKALKAVFLEKAIRLKKTHDVLELKNLLLEYNIAIDLSDDDCDFLNSIYLPSKYPLGGILPDYEPDEDTCQEAIKVAENTLRSVQQFINE, from the coding sequence ATGAGGGATGAAACTGCGTCGTGGCTAAAATATGCGGAAGAAAATCTTCAGTCTTCCAAGCTGCTCCTGCAAAGCAACCTGTACAACCCATGCCTACAGAATGTGCAGCAGAGTGTCGAAAAGGCATTGAAAGCTGTTTTTCTGGAAAAAGCGATCAGGTTGAAAAAAACACATGATGTACTCGAACTGAAGAACCTTCTGCTTGAATATAACATAGCTATAGACTTATCGGACGATGACTGTGATTTTCTCAACTCCATTTATCTTCCCTCAAAGTATCCCCTTGGAGGAATTCTTCCAGATTATGAGCCAGATGAGGATACGTGTCAGGAGGCGATAAAAGTTGCCGAGAACACACTACGGTCTGTTCAACAATTCATCAACGAATAA
- the gatB gene encoding Asp-tRNA(Asn)/Glu-tRNA(Gln) amidotransferase subunit GatB has product MEFETVIGLEIHAQMKTKSKIFCGCSTTFGAPPNTHTCPVCLGMPGSLPVLNKQVVENGIKLALATDSAINRENRFARKNYFYPDLPKGYQISQFELPIAEHGRLEIEVEGRKKTIGITRAHMEEDAGKLVHDDLEPNSYVDLNRTGTPLLEIVSEPDLRSPEEAVAYLKKLHGIVRYLDICDGNMQEGSFRCDANISLRPKGQEELGTRTELKNMNSFRNVQLALEYEERRQRDILLDGGSVTQATLLWNPDANRTEAMRGKEEAHDYRYFPDPDLVPVHIDEEWIERVQAGLPELAGERQQRFMDELGLPEDVAAILTSSRDLADFFEQVCAAYDNPKKVSNFIATELLREYSPEQINTCPVSAQQLAALLQMVEKKTISGKIAKTVFADMLVSGDDPEKIVKEKGLVQMSDEGELVAIVREIIEANPEQAQQFREGKTKVMGFFVGQLMQKTKGKANPQMANKLFAQELG; this is encoded by the coding sequence ATGGAATTTGAAACCGTGATCGGGCTGGAAATCCATGCCCAGATGAAGACAAAGAGTAAGATATTCTGCGGCTGTTCTACCACATTTGGTGCTCCGCCCAACACCCATACCTGCCCGGTCTGTTTAGGCATGCCCGGTTCTTTGCCCGTGCTGAATAAGCAGGTGGTGGAAAACGGCATCAAGCTGGCCTTGGCCACGGATTCGGCGATTAATCGGGAAAATCGTTTTGCCCGGAAAAATTATTTCTATCCTGATTTGCCCAAGGGATACCAAATATCGCAATTCGAGCTGCCCATTGCCGAGCACGGTCGGCTGGAGATTGAGGTGGAGGGCCGGAAAAAGACCATCGGTATTACCCGTGCTCACATGGAAGAAGATGCTGGCAAGCTGGTTCATGATGATCTGGAGCCGAATTCATATGTTGATCTGAACCGGACCGGTACGCCGCTGCTGGAGATTGTCAGTGAGCCGGACCTGCGCTCGCCCGAAGAGGCTGTGGCCTATCTGAAAAAATTGCACGGCATTGTCCGTTATCTGGATATCTGCGACGGCAATATGCAGGAAGGGAGTTTTCGTTGCGATGCCAATATTTCCCTGCGTCCCAAGGGGCAGGAGGAGCTTGGTACCCGGACGGAACTCAAGAACATGAACTCGTTTCGTAATGTGCAGCTGGCCTTGGAGTATGAGGAGCGCAGGCAACGGGATATCCTGCTGGATGGCGGCTCTGTCACCCAGGCCACCCTGCTTTGGAATCCTGATGCAAATCGAACCGAGGCCATGCGTGGTAAGGAAGAGGCCCATGATTATAGGTATTTCCCGGACCCTGATCTGGTGCCGGTGCATATTGATGAGGAGTGGATTGAGCGGGTGCAGGCCGGATTGCCTGAGCTGGCCGGAGAACGGCAGCAGCGTTTTATGGATGAGCTGGGTCTGCCCGAAGATGTGGCAGCGATTCTGACTTCCTCCCGTGATTTGGCTGATTTCTTTGAGCAGGTCTGTGCAGCATACGATAATCCCAAAAAGGTGAGTAACTTCATCGCCACCGAGTTGCTGCGGGAATACAGCCCCGAGCAGATCAATACCTGTCCGGTATCTGCACAGCAACTGGCTGCTCTGCTCCAGATGGTGGAGAAGAAGACCATCTCCGGTAAGATTGCCAAAACCGTGTTTGCGGATATGCTGGTATCTGGTGATGATCCGGAAAAGATCGTCAAAGAAAAAGGTTTGGTCCAGATGAGTGATGAGGGCGAACTCGTCGCCATTGTCCGCGAGATCATCGAAGCCAATCCAGAACAGGCCCAGCAGTTCAGGGAGGGCAAGACCAAGGTCATGGGCTTCTTTGTTGGTCAGCTGATGCAGAAGACCAAGGGCAAGGCCAATCCGCAAATGGCGAATAAGCTCTTTGCTCAGGAACTGGGCTGA